In Cataglyphis hispanica isolate Lineage 1 chromosome 19, ULB_Chis1_1.0, whole genome shotgun sequence, the genomic window aaattctaattttatgaattatgatatataatccTTCACgacattaattctttttcaggTAATATTGATGTGAAGTTGACATCGTCAAATACATGTCTAATGAAGAATACGTACTGTTCGATATGAATAGGAGATTTGCTCCAAGCCTCAGGTACTCCACGTAATCCAATTAATTCTCTTTCGCGTCTTCGCGCATCCATCATCTTTTCGTTCAtcatttttcgttattttacaGATATCTATCAGAAGGATGCACTTATTATCACTGTTTCCGTTTCACCTTTATCTCTGCACAAAAACGAAACAATTATACACGACaggtttattatttttctatattagtTTGTGTTttccttcttccttttttatagatatcttatctttatataaatataatattatctatttatttttctcatgttTTTTCAAACGCGTTCATTTTCTAACAACGAGAGAGGTTACGtttacttctttctttttctttgatttgacTTTATGTCGATAAGATAATTCATTCTTTTACCAACACTACAAACTCCAGTATTGCCATCTATTTTTAGAAgcgaaattttatatcaaattttcaacACTGCCGGTAAGATCACTATTTGTGTTATTGCTATTCAGAATTTAATTGTCAATAATGCTAAAGTAGTTTTCAAAGAAAACATAGGTagacacaaaattaaatagctATATCGagtagagaatttttaatatcccgaaaatttttatatttgacagcTAATCGTGTGACATTGTGTTTGTGTTTCTTGCTGGAAAACttcttaaagaaatatagacgtgagtgtgtgtgagagagagacttGGAATCATCTATGAATGTGGAAGGACGAATGACAGAAGAAGTTAGATGACATCAAGGACCtagatttcaaattaaaaaacaaaaataatagaaaagaaagaggaaaaaggaaTGCGgtaagaaaaagtaaaatggCATATAAATGTGATACGTCAATTCCGATATTTCCTATAAGAGCTGTCGCTTTTATTGAAATTGGTGTATACACGAGAGTGGCACAGTGCTTTCTTTcacgtagtttttttttttttaataatatcccGTACACTGCGATTTGAATAACGAGCGAGTTGAGCCTTTAACGCGCTTCGCGAATATGTTTCctctaataataatcatctCTACTGGTCCGGTgcatataattctctttttatctatatgtattttatatctatcttaatattatatatgtatatacacttacatacgtacatacacaaAGGGTCCTGACAATTATCGCTATTTTGCCATAttctatctattattttatcgttgggacaccttgtatacgCATACgtagcatatatattaaactttatcatgtatatatattttttgtaatagtataaaattaacatatataggAGAGATATTCAGAATTCTTTGGCAAACCTCCAAACAATTTCAGAATGTTGGAAAAtgttttcgcaataatttagACGCATCTGAAAATTCCGATAATAAACACGGAAAAAGATTCTTGTCTCCGACAAAAAGATCTGTTTTGGAAGTTTgtcaataaagttttatatgtgtatgtatgtgtgtgtatgtgtgtacatgttatgattataaatatattacaagatgTTTGAAACTTTGGAAGAGTCGGAGCGATGGAATGATCGATGTGTCTCTTTCGTTCATTCGATATTGTAATAGTACCTGTATCGCAATGGAGCATCTCTTGTCTCCGTTATTCCAAAAAAGATGCAGACTGCGTaaaacaagaattaaaaaatattaaactcaaTAGTACGAAAGCCAACATCGTTTTCTCTTgtcattttagaatattttgcttttacgATTGCAACTTTTCTCTCAtatgctctctttctctcttacaatctatattatacaaatatctcttatatgtataatatacaataaataaataaatatatacgtatttatatttagaaaaaaatatttaaaaaaataaatgcaacaaactgcaaacataaaaatcgtatgttttgtttgtataaattaattttaaaatattacaagtaacattattatgttttatataataacatgtaaaaataatatatcttaatatatacatatataaaagaatatatgaaaataatatatatatatattttttttttggaagatGCGATgagatgtaaataaatttttcgtatatatgGGATAATCTAGAGTCCATAGATGTAGATATATCGAAAGATGtagaatttctattatatcgcGCGTGGCGAATATAAacgcaattatttctttgacaTTAGAATAATTCCATGTGCGAAGAAGGCagtatatttgttaaattccGGCACGCGAGACCGTAGATTCTCATGCGAAGTATCTTCTCACATATCTTtcctacatacatatattatattctacgaACCCTGACCTGTTTTATCTTCGTCCTATAACACTACACACTTTACGCACTTCAATGTTATTCAATTAATCTcgttattcatataattctgaaatatatgatCTTATTCGTAAAACTCACTTTTGTTTCCGGCTTTCTaatctctattttatatatatgtatatatttatatatttatatttgtatatatatatatatatatatatatatatatatatatttatttatttatttatttattttttatgttagaaTAATTCGCAAGGGATACATAACTCGTTTTCCCTCTTTTTTCTAgtctctaaaataattatcgctaTATATGAACGCACGTGTTAGCGAGAATCTTCAGgtaataatagtatttaaaaGGTAGACTTCGTATTCTTTACACCTGAATCCCGCTAGTCAATTCCGGGATTTACTTTCCGTCCTGGTAAGACGTGTTTAAAGCTATATCTAAGTCGAGAatttcgtgtgtgtgtgtgtgtgtgtgtgtgtgtgtgtaatacttaatgtaattaaatacatatatatagggaACTATCACAAACAAATACGTCATTAATATCTCGCCAACAGAAGACATTCGGTGGTGGATGATAGATCCCGTTTCGGCATCTCGAATCGATGCGAAACCGAGCGAGGTTTTGTCGTCGGGAATGAACGGGCGAAGGAAGAGGATTCCGCGTAGCGGAATTTGCGAGAATTCGCCATCGCTACGcgatcatatgtatatatacatatatatatggcacTACGGgagagatctttttttttcattttcttcttattttttttttgtttatcgaATAATGTTAGTCAGTTGGACGGTGAAGCACACAGAATTTAGCGTCGTTAGACAGTTGTTTCCCGGTCCACGTGAATGTACTCCACGAAACCGGGCGGTTGTTGTCAGGATGCCGCCCCGAGGAGTGTCTCTTCCGTCGGTGCTCGTCGCGGCTTTTTGCTCTTCTTCGTCCCCTTGTAATGAAGTCTCTTTGTGCGAGCTTTGGatctagaaagaaaaaatataaatgaaaattgcatttatattaaatattttatgtttcctTCGAAAAgctaattactttaatttaaaattgcaatttttaaaaaacattaaaaatatatatagaaaatttcaacttgcgaaatatataaatttataaatatataacatatatttatatattattaatcttatatataaaaatcttttactgtactaattaataatggcagttttttttaatgataagcaaagaagaaaaataacgtTCTGATCGAATTTTTCAGGATCATCAAGTTTGTACCTGCTAATAAGAATAGTGAATAGGCACGCAAAGGCAGTGACAATTCCAGCGACGCCGGCCATGACGAGCCACACAGTGGATGGCAGCAGTCCGAGCAATCGGGCACCGTTGCCGCAGTTGGCTTCGTCGTGACCGGATGGGCAGTGTTCGTGTCCGTCACACCAAAGACTGGCGGCGATGCATGCACCCAGCTCAGGGCACTTGTGCGGGCAGTCGCCAATGTGGGATGGCATGCCATTCGTCTCATTCTCCGTTATTGCGCCTCTCTCCGGAAGACGTAGCTGTCGGCGCAGCGCTGCCCGGCTCTTGGAGATCTCCAACCAGGACGCGGCCGCTTGACCAGGTTCCCGCGCCACAAAGTCCAGCAATAGCGCCGGTGGTCTTGGTGGACCCGGCCATTTGCCCTCTTCCGTCGCGCCCAACCACTCCTCTGAGAACACGTGTACGGTGAATTCGCGGGCGCCCGGTTCCGCCGGACACACCACCTTTAGCAGTTTTTGCGGCCAGCCGGAATAAAGAAGGATGCGATTGGTGGTCGGGCATTTGATCTGATCGCTGACACTGGTACCGCCAGGTGATTCGGGACTGACGGTCGGTGGCTCCAAAGGCAGGAACCAGCCCCAGGTCAGGACAAAGAGCGATCGATTCTCGTGCGCCTCTACCAGCCACGGGAGACCCTCGCAGTATATATCTGGTCTTGACAGCGGAGGCGTTACGAATCTCAGTTCGCCACCCTCGCCGCGGATCCTCTGCTTGCGCGGACACTCCGGTACGCGGATTAGCTCGAAGCTGGCGAAGAAGAAAAGCGTCTCAAAGTCTTCGTGAGGTGCCTGCTGATCCACCAGGAAAGTTATCTCTACCGCTCGACCGGAGGAGACATACGTGAGCGGCAAGTGCGACGTATTGTCGCACAGACACGCCCGGGGAACCTTCACATCCCGCCACGGCGCTTCGTAGAGGACTAGACGTGCCTCCCTGGACCCGATTTCCTGAACGCAGCGCGGTCTGCCAGTATGTGGATCCGAATCGCTCATGCACATGGTGGATTCGCCCAGACTGACATTGTGCAGTGTCAGACGGACCCGCTCGCCGCTGCCGGCCTCCACGCGATACCTAAAGTAAGAATTAGTACTGAAGTCAATTGTGTATTCATGAATCTTAATGGAAATCGATATCTACAAATTTCGTTTCACATAGTTTGAATATCATTCAAAACGGCTACATTACTTGAGAAATATTCTCGATTTAGATTAATTGTTTTCAAAGTTCAAAATGCTTTTagcgagaatatatttatctctcatgAGGGGATTACTACTAGAATCCCAAAAACTTTATCAGAATTCTGAATTCTCTGCTTGTTACCTATCTTTGATTTTCAGTGACAGCTGCTTGATTGTATTTCATTTGTAAGAAATTTGGTTCTTACCTGCAATCTAACTTGCTGGAACCACCGCGACCAAACAGGCGTACATCGCGCGGTGATATCACGTCGCCAGTTCGCGCTTTGCGCCACACTCGGCTACAGACACCATCGTCCCAAGGTTCGCCGGATTGAAGAGTGGAAACAAATTCGTATCGCGCCTGGAATGAGAATGCAGGAAATTAGAGTGATCGATAAATGCTgagagataaatagataattgtatttattacaagagaaagaagagagagagagagatgaaagtTTTATGTACAAGAGCTGGTTCTCGAAGTTATTGGCAATACTATTTGGTAATATCCAGTAAAGATAGCGAGAGACCCGGTAAATCAACGCTAGAAATCTTACGAAACTCTAATTTTGTGTGTTTGCAGAGTGAACAGAGTGAACGCGAATCGCGTTGCTCAAAGTTTATTGTTGTGTTATCAATTGTTATCAATTGTTATTTTCTAAGCATGTAATGGCGCGCAAAGATGATGTTTGCATCGTCTAACAACAAAGATgtggtataattttatagcatcAAGCTAAACTAATATTGAGGTCAAGAGCCAGTATTGAAGAAAAGTCTTCCTTCGGAGATTTATGTgacgaaataattattcgagtggaaagaacaaatattttatataaaaagcagtatatacatacaaagtttctttaattaattttacgtaaGCGGTAAGTGCGacgtatttaatttctttagttaattaaaatctcaaCATACTTTCTTGAATGTTTCAAGAATAATCAtttcattaaaacaaaaagaggaaagaaaatataaatattaaagaagaaaaaataaaataaaattttgacaaaaagatCGCgcttaatatattgattttttcacgttaaattaattaaactgtgagaatataatttaattaattaattaatttatataatataaatataatataatttatattaaattaattaaaaagacaatatatataccagtatatatataatagaaatactGAGATCAGTTAGATGTAACAATAACTCATATACTTACGTGAAAGTTGATCGGATGAAGGGCGGTACCCAGAACAGTCTCCATACGTAACGTCAGGCTCGGTGCGGCTGTCAAGTAGCTTTCATCCTTGGTGCAGGGTCTCGTACTCCTGGTGATGTTACGGAGCGCCGCATGGGCGCACAACTTGGGCGTGTCGTCGCATAACGTGGCCATCGGTTGACCCGTGTTTGGCGCCCCGTCCCAGAAGATGAGCTTAACGGCGCACAATAGCGACAACGGCGTGCTGTCTTGGCCAGCGCTGGCGTTGTTTTCACCGTTGCCAGTCAGGTCACGCTGCGAGTATGATGAGAAGTATATCCAAACGCGATCACCGATCGCTCCTTTGATGTTCCACGTGCAACTGGAACCGGGCGGTAGCGCGTGCAGCGGCGCCCGTATCGTGCCGCTCCGCTTAGCGCCGACGCCGGTACCATTGACGAAGAAATGACAGCCCTGTGTGCCCTTGGCATAATCCAGACCGTCCGAATCAACGTAAACTACTCGTAGCTCGAGCTCGAGTCGCAGTGATGACGCACCCAACGGTATTGCTACTGGCGAGCTACGAAATTCCACTTGCATGGCAGGTCCGCGCGCGGTTATCTGCGGCAACGGGCCACCGCAATACACCAGGAGCACCGGATCCTCGGTGCGAGCGCCGTCGCGAAATATCAAACGATCCCTCTCCGGTGGACAGTCCTGCCAGACACTGAGACTAGTGTTGATTGCGGCATTAAGGCCGACCGGCCCGGACGACGTGCTCTTGACAGATATCATTGCGTGCTTGCACGTGGGCACCTCCTTCTGCCGCACGGTAATCAGGCAGCTGGCGTTGCGTGGATACTCGCCGGGATAATTCGGACTCTGCAGGCGACACTGCTTCAGGTGGCACTCGTAAAAGTTACGGGAGCAATAGGTGCCCGGCACCGGGGAACCCCGCTCGACCGGTAGTTCTGGCTTGCCTAGTCGGGCGACCGCCTCGTTGCGCGAAACGAAGCGGAAACGGAGACGAAACTCAAACGGCACTGTCGATGGTGCATGAAACAGCCTTATAGAGGCAGTGACTGTACTAGTTTCACTGTAAAAAATAGTGACAATGATAAtaacaagttttataaatgagCACGTCTAGAGTCATCTGAGAAAATTTTGAGGGAGAGAAGATTCTTTCAAACggcaaaattcttttaaattaggtttgcaatctttttctctttttcaagtttttgtttcatttaattaatttcttttcaaatatattcgatTGCTTCATTAATgctgattattttaaactctcactatttaaaatttttcatatatggtatataatatttatttctattttcttaatttctgatagatgtaaaagaagaattatcaAAATCTACATATTATCAGTCATGATATTGTGATGAAGAAGaaagaacgagaaaaaaagaaagagataaatataacagACCTGTAATAGGATGCACGACCTTCACCGACGCCGCACCACGAACCACCCGTGAAGTGTCTACCGAGTTCGGCCAGCTGGAGTGAGCCTTCGGGGCAGCTGGTGAAGTAGTTGTCGGCGTTCGCGTCGACGCGACCGACGCTAAACGCGTCCCACAGTAGCTGGACTAGCTCGCCATATCCCTGTCCGGCCGCGGTGAACGTCAGGTGACAGAGAAACGGCAAACGTTCCTCGGCGGGCCTGGGCAGATCCAACTTGTACGTGCGTCCCTCGCGACCGTGGTACGTGCGATTGCACGGGGTGCACATCGCCGGTTCGTCGCTACCATCACCGCAGTCATCTTCGCCGTTGCAGTAAGCGTCGATCGGCACACATCGGCCATCCCGGCACGTCAACTCGGCCAACCCGCAAGTGCCGCTGCCGCCTCCTCCTCCACCGCTGCTCCCGACGTTTCCCCCTGTGCCACCCCCGATGCCAACGCCGTTCGACGCGTCAGCGATCAGCAGAAGCAGCAACAGCAGTGAGACGGTGCGATATAGCGATCGACACTGTTGTCTGTCGCTGTTATCGGATCCTCCTCCGGTATCAGCTATCTCCTGCTTAGCGAGAAACCGAATTGCGATATATTGTACGCTTTTTGAAgaggttttatttatttttttattctaatcatttaatcttaatttcaataatcgtTCTCTAAAGTAATTTTCTTCCGCAGCAATGTAATGCGATAAGTTAGCAAGAATTACGAGTCGCTCCTCCTGCG contains:
- the LOC126856596 gene encoding uncharacterized protein LOC126856596: MEIADTGGGSDNSDRQQCRSLYRTVSLLLLLLLIADASNGVGIGGGTGGNVGSSGGGGGGSGTCGLAELTCRDGRCVPIDAYCNGEDDCGDGSDEPAMCTPCNRTYHGREGRTYKLDLPRPAEERLPFLCHLTFTAAGQGYGELVQLLWDAFSVGRVDANADNYFTSCPEGSLQLAELGRHFTGGSWCGVGEGRASYYSETSTVTASIRLFHAPSTVPFEFRLRFRFVSRNEAVARLGKPELPVERGSPVPGTYCSRNFYECHLKQCRLQSPNYPGEYPRNASCLITVRQKEVPTCKHAMISVKSTSSGPVGLNAAINTSLSVWQDCPPERDRLIFRDGARTEDPVLLVYCGGPLPQITARGPAMQVEFRSSPVAIPLGASSLRLELELRVVYVDSDGLDYAKGTQGCHFFVNGTGVGAKRSGTIRAPLHALPPGSSCTWNIKGAIGDRVWIYFSSYSQRDLTGNGENNASAGQDSTPLSLLCAVKLIFWDGAPNTGQPMATLCDDTPKLCAHAALRNITRSTRPCTKDESYLTAAPSLTLRMETVLGTALHPINFHARYEFVSTLQSGEPWDDGVCSRVWRKARTGDVISPRDVRLFGRGGSSKLDCRYRVEAGSGERVRLTLHNVSLGESTMCMSDSDPHTGRPRCVQEIGSREARLVLYEAPWRDVKVPRACLCDNTSHLPLTYVSSGRAVEITFLVDQQAPHEDFETLFFFASFELIRVPECPRKQRIRGEGGELRFVTPPLSRPDIYCEGLPWLVEAHENRSLFVLTWGWFLPLEPPTVSPESPGGTSVSDQIKCPTTNRILLYSGWPQKLLKVVCPAEPGAREFTVHVFSEEWLGATEEGKWPGPPRPPALLLDFVAREPGQAAASWLEISKSRAALRRQLRLPERGAITENETNGMPSHIGDCPHKCPELGACIAASLWCDGHEHCPSGHDEANCGNGARLLGLLPSTVWLVMAGVAGIVTAFACLFTILISRSKARTKRLHYKGTKKSKKPRRAPTEETLLGAAS